In Gadus chalcogrammus isolate NIFS_2021 chromosome 1, NIFS_Gcha_1.0, whole genome shotgun sequence, the sequence gtgtgtgtctgtgtgtgtgttatgggatTCGATTGGTGGGAAAAAACAATAAAGGGCAGACATCCTGCTGTGTATTTTTAGCCACTGAGTCGTCCAGGGAATTCCCCTTACATGTAAAACCACCATTACCTAATTATTAGCTCACATGACTGCAACCGCAATGAGTCAGGTGAACAGAGGTGCGAGGGCTGAGGTGCCACGTGGCCCTCAATTGTCTTTTGTGTCCCCTAAATCATCAGTCATAGTGAATGTTAGGTATTTTTTTGAGAGATCAAAGTGCCTCTCTTGGCACCTTAGCATTGCGAAGGACCTATTTGGACCTGCTTGTATTGAAATATTTGTCTCCTATCATGTGTCCACGCAGGCTCTCCGTACTACGACAACGTCCGGCCATTGTGCTACAGTGACTCCGACGCAGTGCTGCTGTGTTTTGACACCAGCCGTCCGGACTCAGTGGACGGCACACTGAAGAAGGTAGACGGCGTTACGTTCACTCAGTGATTAACACGTTCCTCCTGCCGTAGGCTAGGCTGTTTCTTTTTTTAGCATTCTGGTTTCAGTTTCATATTTCTTTAGGAAAATAAGAGAAGAAAAAATCAAGGGAGTAAATAATAATCTGACTGTAAATGATTATACATAACGGCAATACATGTTCATACCAATACATACCAATCAAGGTGTTACTTTTTTCCCCCAGCTACAGTGCCTAATAGTTTAAGGAACCTTGTCTTGTTCCGTCTCGTAGTGGAAGGCAGAGATCCTGGACTTCTGCCCCAGCACGCGGATCCTTCTGATCGGCTGTAAGACGGACCTGCGCAGCGACGTGTGCACGCTGACGGAGCTGTCCCACGGCAAACACATACCCGTCTCCCACGAGCAGGTGAGCTTTTGTGGGATTTCAATGTAACATCGATGACACGCGTCGCACCCGGTTAATCCACCGCGTACGTCTTATGGCTTCAGCGCCCTCTGactccctcccctgtctccaCGCAGGGCGCCTCCCTGGCCAGACAGCTGGGAGCCGAGGCCTTCCTGGAGTGCTCCGCCTTCACGTCGGAGAAGAGCGTCCACAGTGCGTTCCGCTCGGCGGCGTTGGCGTGCATGAACAGGCTGCCGCCGGCCCCCAGGGCCAGCCCGGTGAGCCGGCTCTCCAAGAGGCTGCTGCGGCTGTCCAACAGCACGGGCCTCCTGGCCTCCGCCTTCAAGAACAAGGACAAGGCCAAGGGCTGCGCCATCATGTAGCGACGGCGGGACGCTTGGGAAGGATCAAAGAACAGGGGCAAGGGTCCAGGGGGTGACGGGCCGTTGTGGTGGGGTTGAGAAGTTTTATGTGAGACCCAAAAAGTTTTGAAAGGGTTttttggggttggggggagacGATATGCAGGTTGCTAATGGTCGATCAATGTGTTGTCTCTGGTAACCGCGATATTTTCTTTCAAACATTTGGAAGACTTTTTTCATGGCTCTGAAGAGAGAGCACAGTATGCACTTTATGAGTGGACTTCATGACTTCAATGATGAGGTTtgggtgtttgtttatttggttgaTCAAGGCTGAAGAAGATGTGAGGAATTTGTTTACTGTCTGTAAGTGATAGGCTGCCTTGATGTGGGATCAGGAGTTGAAAACAGGTCTGGTTGAACACATTTCTTATCGGAAGTCAAAGGAGTCAGCAGAGACCGAGAGTCAGGGGTCGAGTCCGAAGGGTGTTTGATTAAAAGTGAATTGAGGATGGAAATGGACGAATGAGTCAACATGCTGTTTCCTGTTCTTAACTGTATACAATAGTTTGTTTTGAGGGCATTTTGGATTatgccaaaaaaaacaaaaaactttttATAATGTTAATTTCATTTTGAACCGAACAAAGAGCAACTTCTGAACTTAATCAAAAATATAAATTTCCCCTTTCAACATGTTTACATTCAGTGGTTGAGCTTAGCTGGCAGGATCGTCTAGTTCAAGCATGTCAACAGGCTGGtcctgttattattatttttttatccatATGTGTACGTATTCTGTCTTAACAAAGCCTTCACAGGGTGTCTGTTGTTTGTGGCTGTCTTTAAGTGTTTAGTGTTATTGATGTCGTTTTTCTATTCACTTTAGTCTTCTGGGATTTGGAGTTGATGGCAGCTCATCTAATTGAAGACATGATGATTCGTAGGTTTGCACTGAAGCCCAGTTTTCCGTAGATATACAGATCACTGGTATTGAATGTGTTGCCTAGCAACACAGTGCACAGGGGCGGGTGTGAGCATGGTTCCTCTCTAAATAGACAGAGGAAGATGGCTTTCTCATTGGTTTTCTTACTCCACACTGAAGGTTACCCATTTAAAAACACACCACTCTTTGAAATTCTCAATGTGTTTTAGAAGACGCCATGTCTACAGGAATAAGACAGTAAGAATGTGGCTTTTTTGAAAAgcaactatttaaaaaaaagccaCACTTTCACTGTCTTATTTACATCTTACACTCCTGACCTTTTTTTGTCCTTAGTTACAGTTTTGGTTTCATTATTGTATGGAATGGAACCTTTAAGTAAACTATTCACGGAAGAGTCCTCATGCTGATGTCAAAAATGCCCTCCCATATCATGTCTTTAAGAGTATAAGTGTCtttctgtatatatatttatatccttCCATGTGATACTTGACTATGGAAAGATGGGAAAGAAGCCTAATAACGAAACAAAAGTATTGTGGATCATTGTATACTGATTGAATCCTCCATTGGTTATGGTTGTAATACATTGctttataatgataataaatattTCCAATGTTTTATTTCTGATTGACATGTTTCCCTTGTAGCTGCAttaaatataacaaatattttCTTAGGGATTtgggatttgggatatgtttaaaATGAGACATATTTTAACAAAACAAGTAACCAAATCATCCTTTAATATGATCAATGAATACTAGAAATCATGTTAAGTGCATTTTTTATCACTTGGCAAAAGAATGACCAGGACATCTTGTGCCGAAAACATTAATAAAATCCAAGGTTGCCCCTTTGCAGGGATGTCTGATATTATGCGGAAGGACGTCTAACTGATATCCTCCGCAACCGTTCCAAATAGCCACTATGACCAAGGTCAAAGAAAACACGTTCAGGACAATCTCCTTGCCCATCGGATAATCTATtaagcaaacaaaaacaatttccCTGTTATACTGGCCGCCAAGCCTGGCTTGCTGTCACACAACCTTTAGCCCTTATTTGTTGGGGCTATAATTGGATGCTTGTGGCTTGGTGTGTAGGCAGAGCCGGTGGATATAATGTCCCTGACATACAGACAGGCCCAGGGGAACGACACTACCTCCAGAATAAGCTAATAATACTGTATGgtacacagacatagacatcGACACAGGCACATAggcaaggcacacacacaaacccttaaAGACATGGACATGctcatgccaacacacacacacacacacacacacacacacacacacacacacacacacacacacacacacacacacacacacacacacacacacacacacacacacacacacacacacacagaaacacacacacacacacacagaaacacacacacacacacacacgcacacacacacacacacacacacacacacacacacacacacacacacacacacacacacacacgcgcgcgcacacacacacacacacacacacacacacacacacacacacacacacacacacacacacacacacacacacacacacacacacacacacacacacatacacacacagacacacaaaaacgcatTGAATTTAcatgcgtgaatgtgtgtgttcgccATGTTGTATGTTAAGCATAGAAAATCCTGTTCAAATTCTCCACAATATAAAAACTGCACACAGGCAATGCTTTTGTTTGCCATGAGCCAGAGGTGAAAACCTTTGTTTGCAGCAGAGTACTGCAGTCTTTATTATCTGAAGACAAAAAAATTCAAAAGGGCATCAAATTATACCCTCCTACACTGTTGGTTTATTCGATTAAATCTGCTACTCTTTAGATCTGTATTCaagtaattgtatttatttttcctaaTCCGTTATGCAGACACATCGCGAGaacaatattcacacacaacaACCCAGACAAAGACGCTCAGATAACATCACATACTCTCATACTCATTACTCATTACAATATACACATACTCAATACACTGAAATGAAATATtgcacatacatatgtatactTTAATGAtagaaatgtatatataaatatatgtatttatgttttacatttCTTCATTGAACCAATCATTACACTACCATGATTAGAATTGCTTTGACTTCATGTTGTCCGTAATCTCCCCTTATTAGTCCCTTGAAGTCTCATTTATTCATAACATGACGTAGACAGAGGATCCGAGTGCTCCACATTCCTGCGCTATCAGACTTCGAGTGCAGATACGGCTGGGGGCAGCAGGGTCCTTATCCTCAGAAGGCAAAGGTCAACAGAACACTGGCCTCAGGTCATCAGGGCCTAGATTGTGCATCGGCCTACGTTGGTCTTTCCTTTGtctttttgttgctgttgttacCAATCGTTTGGTGGGGAAATAGTGGTGATTGATTGTCTTACTCAACGTTCAATCATTCAATTTGAGTGAGTCAAGATGAAATTCTGCCTAGAAGGGGGAGATACAGATAAGATGGAGTTTATTAATCTTAGACGGGAAATTTGGCTGATGCATACCGATACGCATTACATATTGGGTAACACATATAGTCGTGGCTGTGCAAATATTTTGCTGTGTCTTGGATAAATGGACACACATTACTGAAGCCTGTCAAGGCATAGAGCCGCACTGCCAGGCAGGGTGGGTGCGCAGGGTTGAGGCTAGCGATGCTATGCTCTCTGATTACTGATGAGCTACCTGTAGActgagaaacacacgcacacacccgaaATACTCATGTATGCAACACACTGACAtgtacacacatccaaacataaacacacacacacacacatgcatacatgcacacatacacacactcgcacacagacacctac encodes:
- the LOC130385226 gene encoding rho-related GTP-binding protein Rho6-like, encoding MRRASSKFVIVDLKYISICFRAVNIVNTMKEKILITQPCVARCKLVLVGDVQCGKTAMLQVFAKDCYPETYVPTVFENYTASLQLEEQRVELSLWDTSGSPYYDNVRPLCYSDSDAVLLCFDTSRPDSVDGTLKKWKAEILDFCPSTRILLIGCKTDLRSDVCTLTELSHGKHIPVSHEQGASLARQLGAEAFLECSAFTSEKSVHSAFRSAALACMNRLPPAPRASPVSRLSKRLLRLSNSTGLLASAFKNKDKAKGCAIM